In Motacilla alba alba isolate MOTALB_02 chromosome 2, Motacilla_alba_V1.0_pri, whole genome shotgun sequence, the DNA window GATTTAGGTGTGGATTTAGGTGTGGATTTAGGTGTGGATTTAGGTGTGGATTTAGGTTTGGATTTAGGTGTGGATTTAGGTTTGGATGGACGGTCTGGATTTAGGTTTGGATTTAGGTTTGGATTTAGGTTTGGATGGACGGTTTAGATTTAGGTGTGGATTTAGGTGTGGATTTAGGTGTGGATTTAGGTTTGGATTTAGGTTTGGATGGACGGTCTGGATTTAGGTTTGGATGGACGGTTTGGATTTAGGTTTGGATTTAGGTTTGGATGGACGGTTTGGATTCaggacaataaaaacaaagagttacggATGGCCCATTTACCTTTTCCgggcaaaataagcccaaaaaagGACACGGTTCTCAGAGGATTGACCCTAACATCAGCAGCCCGCTGCACGTTCACGCGTTTTACACACGGAGCATGGATTGCACTCGGATGCAGGATTCTGCCTGGaatcagcttcttcctctggaTCCTGGAATCTGGATCCTGGAGCTCTCCAGGGCTGAGCGAGGCAGGAAGGAGTTTCTTCCGATACGGGAGCGGCAACTTCCCTTTCTCCGGAGGATTTCGGTGTCCCGCGGCCGCTGTCTCGGTGCGAGCAACTCattcctctctttaaaaaaaataaaataaaaaacccttaCGTTTTTAAAACAATCTCTTCCAAACAATCTTTATCTTCGTTATGTTAAAACCTCAAACTCCAATTAACGCGCGGCTCAAAAAAATTACCGCAGCAAAACTTTCTAATATTCGTCTCAATATTTGCCAAAAGCCGGCGGTAAAATACTCATTCCTCACTCCGGGCAATCCCGCGCTttgcctccttctctccttgtttttcccgtttttttttcccccgtgctggggtttgttttcgCCGGAGCAAAGCTCCTCGTGATCCCGGTGCCGGAGGCTTGGGAAAAGCGTTGCTGTGGATACGCAGCCCAGGGAAGTTTGTCCAGCCAGGATAAAACCCCCGGAGGGCTCCGAAGGATCCGTTCCTGTCCAGGCTTTTTTAGGGAAGTCGGAAAGAGCTGGGGCACGGGAAATGTTTCGTCCTGGAGGTTCTTCCCAACAATTCCAGCCTGGGAATGTTGGAGATAAGAGGGGGTTGGATGGCTCAGCTGGGATCCCACAGATTCCAGGGTGGGATcctcagggcaggaggggctgggagctgctggagagatcCAGAGGATCCCacggagctgctgccagggctggagcccctctgctctgggaaaactgggaatgttcagcctggaaaagaggcagctccagggagagctcagagcccctgccagggcctggaggggctccaggagagctggagagggactggggacaaggcctgcagggacagcacccagggaatggctcccactgccagagggcagggatggatgggagattgggaattgggaattcctggctgggctggaattcccagagcagctggggctgcccctggattcctggaagtgccccaggccaggctggatcaccctgggacagtgggaatttcctgcccatggaatgggatCATCCATGggatcccttccaatccaagccTTTTGTGCCCGTGGGCTCAGGGAGCATTGGGAATTCAGCTCTGGGAATTCAGGAGTGCCACaatctccttcctcctgcctgtgccctgctccatAGGAATAAAATCAGGATAAGAGCAGtgtttgcagtgcccatccctgcttCTGTTCCTGGGAAATCCCAAGCTGTCCCgcctttttccccttcccacctttttccccttcccacctttttccctttcccgcctttttcccttttcccaccccattttttccccctgccatttttatttccttctgtttttcccctcccctttttcccttcccgccctttttccttccctcccttttccccacagcttccctggaaaacCTTTGCCTTGATTTTCTGGGAATATCCCCAAGCCTTTAAAAAAGTTGGGATTGAATGGGAAAGAAGccagaatttgggattttgggcaAGCTCGTGGCAGGATTGGAGTTTCCAATATTCCAacgcccagggaaaagcaggaattgtcAGGAGTGGGAacagctggggctcctgggaATGTTTGTGCCAAGCGTTTCCTTATCCTGGACCCTCTGGATGAAATTCCAGCAGGAGTCAGGGGaatgcagctctggagcacgaggagaggaaaggaacgGGAAAGGACTCGGAGTGTGGGAAGGGCTTTGGAATTCCATGGATTCAAGGGTGGCTAAACATTACCCAGCtcggagctgcagcagggaattccagagggCTCTTCCCAGTTTTTATTGAATTTAAGGAGCAGGGAATTCCTGGGAGTATCCCAAGGTTTTAATGGACTTAAAGCAGGGaatgaaaactgaattaaatTGGGATTTTAGGGATGGTTGTTGTCggttttcctttgaaaaaacctggaaaatttTCCTTGCCCtcggagcaggagctgaagctgaacaattccagccctggctcccttCCCTGTTTGCTGGGAATGTAATTTTTAACCCGGCTTGTGGGACAGAGTTTGGAAGAAGAGGGATCCAGGGAATGAGTCAGCAGTTTGGGAAACACTCCCAGGCCTGGAAGAGCTCCTGGAAGACATCAGGAtcctggagctggtgctgggagagggacttgggataAGGGATGGGAGCCAGGGAACGgatcccagtgccagagggcagggagaggtgggatgctgggaagggattcccagggaattccatggctgcctcatccctggaagtgtccaaggccagcttggagcagcagggacagggaattTCCTGCCTATGGAATGCTTAGGATCCACGAATCTTATCCTTAGGATCCGCTCCCATCCAAGCCTTTaggaaaaattgggaattcAGCTCTGGGAATGAAGAGGGCTAAAATCTCCTTATTCCCAAtcattttccatggaaataaaaGTCAGGATAAGTGGAGCtgagcagtgtttgctgtgGCCATTCCTGGGaaatccagagctgctcctgctttttttgGGATGTTCATTTCCTTCCAGGATTCCAGAATTCCATGGCtgctcattcccagctcctcctggacaCCATTCCATCCCTGTTCTAGCCTGGATAGGGAATGGAAGTgggaattcctgcttttcctgggatcTGGTGCTGCCCGTGGAGCCTCTTCCAGAGAAACTGGATTTTGCTCCAGTGttttcctggagctggaattcccTTGTTGTGCTGCTTCCTGTGGGATTCCATGTTTTCCATCCCAAATGataaattagggaaaaaaaggaatccTGCTCTGCGAATTCCCAGATTTTTATGGTTTCTGATTTCTAAatcccaaaaatatcccaaaaatatcccaatcccagaggattttggggctgtttgTTCTCCTGGTTTTCCAGAGAAGCCAAAATCTGATGGATTAtccaatttttttatttttatttttttttgcagaacaaGGAGAGTGGAGAACCTGAATCCAAAATTCCCAGAGAAGACGAGGAAGAGGAGCCAGTCAAGCACAGGTAATTCCTTCTTTATCCCCACTTTTCCCAGGAGGATTTTCCTTTGGATCTCTGTGATTAATTAGGAATTTTCAGTAGGAATTCGGTGCAAATAATTTGGGATGAGGGATGGGTGGATTCATCCGGGAGGCAAAATTCTGCGGATCAAGAGGGAAACCCTGGAGTgtttccagaggcagcaggagtgTTGGGAGCTTCCCTGAATTCCCAGATTGGTAttttcccatggatttctgggactgttttccctggaaaacgGGAGCTGAGGCAGATCCAGCTGATTCCCACCAAGGCTTTTTTTGGGATCACAAATTTGAGTGGAAAACGTGGAATGTGGCCTATTCCCATGGATTTATCCCTAAAAACTCCTGTGTGGCAGAAATgaaccagggaaaaaaagaggaaaatcctccttttttaatttcttttttttgggaatGACTCCTTGGAAGAAGCAAATCCCGGTGGAGAAAATCCCACACGGATTTGGGGCTGGAAACACCAAATTTCTTAGGAGAGGGAAATTCCTGTGCTTGGAATTTGTGCCAGAAGAAGCTCTGGAGGTGAAACCAGAGCTTGGGAAGCTCCTGAAAAATGAATGGATCAGGAGCTCTCGGATTCCAGGGCTGCCACCGGAGCTGGAGCCGATGGAATCCGGGTGGTTTTCCCACCCCTGTGGATCCAGGCCTGGCTGAAATGAGGAATTCATCCTCCAAATCCCCAAAAAGTCCTGGGTAGGGCTGGTTTTAGCCTTGGAATCATCCtccaaatcccagaaaaatcctggtttgggctgattttctcctgggaattATCCTCCAAgtcccaggaaaaaaattcctggtttGGGCTTATTTTATCCTTGGAATCATCTTCCAAATCCCAAGAAAGTCCTGGTTTGGGCTGATTTTATCATCctccaaatcccaaaataatcCATAATCTTGGTTTGGGctgattttctcctgggaatcatcctccaaatcccaaaaattcctggTTTGGCTGATTTTATCCTGGGAATCATCatccaaatcccaaaaattcctggTTTGGCTGATTTTATCCTTGGAATCATCTTCCAAATCCCAAGAAAATTCTGGGTAGGGCTGATTTTCTCTTAGGAATCATCCTCCAAATCCTCAAAAATTCCTGTTTTGGGCTGATTTTATCCTTGGAATCATcttccaaatcccaaaaattcctggTTTGGGCTGTTTTTCTCTTAGGAATCATCCTCCATatccccaaaaaaattcctggTTTGGGCTGATTTTCTGGGAATGGCTGCTGGGATTGCCTGGAGGGATCTGAGGGCTCTGTGGCATTCCTGGTGTTTCATTCCCAGTgttcagcagcaccaggaaatgagtttttccatggatttccctTCATCCAGTGGCAGATCCAGACAAAATCCTTCCAATGCCTCAGGATGATTTCCTGGAAAATCCAAGGAAGTTGCAGGTGGGGAGGAAAGTGTGGAGCAGGAAATTCCATCCTGGCTTTCTCCTCAAATTCATGgaattctttgggatttttccctttctgggGGAAAACTTCACTCCTTGATggatttccctgtttttcccacCCTTCCCATCTGCTGGAGAAAAATCTGCTCCACGGGAATGTTTGAATCCCAAATTTTGCCTGGATAATTCCCAACTTTCAATcgccttttgtttttcttgtggaaTTTCCACTTTTCCCACGGGAATCAGATCTGGAAGAGCCCATCCCTTGGTTTCCTCTTGGACTTGGATTTCCCAAGGATCTCCCTATGGAAAAGGGAattgctgggcactgctggcctggggaaaagggggaaaatctgctggaattccaccTGGATTTGGGAAATGAGGAGTCCTGGTGGCTGGAATCTCCCTTTCCTCCAAAGCActtccaggagctgggctggatttTGCAGGCAGAAGGGATTCTGTGGGATAGGGAATGTGGTGGTTCAGGGAATAATCCCATGGTTTGTGGAgcagaattccaggattttctctcctggctgcttcatttcagctccatcccagcccatccaggTGTGGAATTCCAGGATGGATTGGCTTGGAATCcttcctggatccctgggatcCCGAGGATTCTCCACAGGCTCCCTAATCCCAGGAATGTGCCCCCTCAGGAATGGCTGGAGAGGGAAAACtccaggaggaggagctggaggtccctgccagggcaTGGAGTTATCCTGGGAGTCATCCaaggattttttcctgcttttccctttagTTATGAatggattttgggaattccctCTCAGCCCCTTGGGATACGGGGAAATCCCATCAAAttccatgcctggaagtgtccaaggccaggctgggacagtggaagtgtccctgcccatggaatgggatCATCCTTGAGTCCCTTCCAAGCAatccattctggaattctgggattctcccatcccttctccacttttttttccctctgctcattTTTCCAGGAGTCCCTGGGAGATcccacagcctcctgctctgtggtatcccagtgctgccaggaaagctggggcagggaaaatcctggaatggtttgggtgggaaaggacccAAAGGATGatcccattccatgggcagggacagctcccactgtcccgggctggctttggacacttccagggatggagattcCCAGCTTTTCTGTTCCAGTGGCTGCAGGAAGGACAAGATCCCCTCGGCTCTGGTTTT includes these proteins:
- the LOC119698048 gene encoding uncharacterized protein LOC119698048, giving the protein MEKGIAGHCWPGEKGENLLEFHLDLGNEESWWLESPFPPKHFQELGWILQAEGILWDRECGGSGNNPMVCGAEFQDFLSWLLHFSSIPAHPGVEFQDGLAWNPSWIPGIPRILHRLPNPRNVPPQEWLERENSRRRSWRSLPGHGVILGVIQGFFPAFPFSYEWILGIPSQPLGIRGNPIKFHAWKCPRPGWDSGSVPAHGMGSSLSPFQAIHSGILGFSHPFSTFFSLCSFFQESLGDPTASCSVVSQCCQESWGRENPGMVWVGKDPKDDPIPWAGTAPTVPGWLWTLPGMEIPSFSVPVAAGRTRSPRLWFSQHFSQPVLPFFGHFLLCSCSTPASPSRFSFLIYPANSQPCKPCSSPRNSSSDP